GCGGTGCAAAAGCCCGCTGAAAATAGCGGAATACCTGGCGTCTGGCAGCGCGATCGTCGCGAGCGAGGTGGGGGATGTTGCGAGGATGGTCTCAGGTGCGGGCGTTTTGGTGCCACCGAGTGACATTGGCGGTCTTGCGGAGGGGATAGTGTCGTTGCTGCGAGATTCCAAACGGAGGGCGAAGTTGGGGGTGTTGGCAAGGAAGCGAGCGGAGCAGGAGTTCAACTGGGAGAGAACGACCGCGAGCATTCTGTCGGCATATAGGCAGGCGCTTGAACACCGGAGAAGGGCTCAGGCTAGTCCATGGGCAATGTCCGGGGAGGCTCGTCATTGAGTGGCTGTCCCAGCTGGTGCAACGTAAGCGCCTTGCGATACATCTTTTTTGCCTCGTCCTGCTCACCCAGCTCATAAAGGACGTCCGACAGGCGTTTGTAGTTGGCCGCTGTTTGGGACAGGAAAAGGGCCTTCTCGTAACAGCCCTTGGCGCGAAGTAGCGAGTCCGGGCCGCCCTGTTCCTTGTAGATCTTACCGATCATCGTGAGCGCTCTGGCGTGTTCGTGCGGGTGTTGATGCTCTATGTAGCGTCGCAGCACGTTGCTAAAGGCTCCAATGGCGCGGTCGTATTGCTTTGC
Above is a genomic segment from bacterium containing:
- a CDS encoding glycosyltransferase gives rise to the protein RCKSPLKIAEYLASGSAIVASEVGDVARMVSGAGVLVPPSDIGGLAEGIVSLLRDSKRRAKLGVLARKRAEQEFNWERTTASILSAYRQALEHRRRAQASPWAMSGEARH